One part of the Salinivirga cyanobacteriivorans genome encodes these proteins:
- a CDS encoding PD40 domain-containing protein translates to MIRYITLVLLVSCNLQNGDKINIDTAPSETSLFGQGIISTPLYERDFAISPEGDEIIYTLGDYTQKHRFLVCIKKDTQGWGKREVMPFSGTYQDIEPFFSMDGKKLYFASDRPMPGDTAAGDYNIWVTTRNGNKWSEPHPLDTIINGPGNEFYPAVSKKGNLYFTATRSHGVGAEDIFVSKKIKGIYQPPVPLDSAVNSKNYEYNAWVSPDEDIIIFGSYGREDGLGGGDMYISKKRSDGTWEKARNMGSDINTKALDFCPFVDLKHGVFYFTSTRAPAFPRKITEVNTLVLKANDIQNGLGNIYHINQEKAGI, encoded by the coding sequence TTGATTAGATATATAACTCTGGTTTTACTGGTAAGCTGCAATTTACAAAATGGCGATAAAATAAATATTGATACTGCACCTTCGGAGACGTCGCTTTTTGGACAAGGAATAATCTCTACGCCCCTTTATGAACGCGATTTTGCTATTTCGCCTGAAGGCGACGAAATTATATATACGCTGGGCGACTATACACAAAAGCACAGGTTCCTGGTATGCATTAAAAAAGATACACAGGGTTGGGGTAAACGGGAAGTAATGCCTTTCTCTGGCACTTATCAGGATATTGAACCTTTTTTCTCAATGGATGGCAAAAAACTCTATTTTGCTTCTGACAGGCCAATGCCCGGAGATACCGCTGCCGGTGATTACAATATTTGGGTGACTACACGCAATGGCAATAAATGGAGTGAACCGCACCCACTCGATACCATCATCAATGGCCCGGGTAATGAATTTTATCCGGCTGTAAGTAAAAAGGGTAATTTGTATTTTACGGCAACACGCAGTCATGGTGTGGGAGCAGAAGATATTTTTGTAAGTAAAAAGATCAAAGGCATTTACCAGCCACCTGTGCCGCTTGATAGTGCTGTCAACTCCAAAAACTATGAATATAATGCCTGGGTAAGTCCCGATGAAGACATTATTATTTTTGGTAGTTATGGCCGGGAAGATGGCCTGGGTGGAGGCGACATGTACATAAGTAAAAAAAGAAGCGATGGCACCTGGGAAAAGGCCCGGAATATGGGGTCGGATATTAATACAAAAGCCCTTGATTTTTGCCCTTTTGTCGATTTGAAACATGGTGTTTTCTATTTTACAAGTACCCGCGCACCAGCGTTTCCAAGAAAAATTACTGAGGTAAATACGCTTGTGCTCAAAGCAAATGACATTCAAAATGGCCTGGGTAATATTTATCACATTAATCAGGAAAAAGCCGGCATATAA
- a CDS encoding NADase-type glycan-binding domain-containing protein, which translates to MKQVLIIGLILISQIGFSQIKEMNPTSTRQLDLSVAGEKQFNDNLEACKKIWDKMSDGVKYDDLSQQEKDALSKVNETMEDYWDIIGGGCSWYCGGGPKEVTASSYLKSQGANNYEPKNAHDLNYKNAWVEGVEGYGIGEYLLYTFGGASPRINEIIVVNGYVKSKTAWENNSRVKKLKVYIDDKPYAILNLKDIRGSQGFKVEPIGNSDRKDWDVLKTKPDWTLKFEILDVYKGLKYDDVVISEIYFDGLDVHCFAKGTKIQLADNSTKNIEDLKVGDKVAYMDFDSKTIKSAKIEKTEKVIHHGLVTYQFESGLTITATQDHPFKIDNKDWASLKPDKSKQYKGFENIEKIEIGDLFITANGTDKLISIDFIEGEQETYTISKLSSGDNFIANGLIVGVEELTE; encoded by the coding sequence ATGAAACAGGTTTTAATAATAGGACTGATTTTAATATCACAGATTGGATTTTCACAGATTAAGGAAATGAATCCAACATCAACAAGACAATTGGATTTGAGTGTCGCAGGAGAAAAACAATTCAATGACAACCTTGAAGCCTGCAAAAAGATTTGGGATAAAATGTCAGATGGAGTAAAATATGACGATTTATCACAACAAGAAAAAGATGCTCTTTCCAAGGTTAACGAGACTATGGAAGATTATTGGGATATTATCGGTGGAGGTTGCAGTTGGTATTGTGGGGGTGGACCAAAGGAAGTTACTGCGTCAAGTTATTTGAAATCACAAGGAGCAAATAATTACGAACCTAAAAACGCACATGATTTAAATTATAAAAATGCTTGGGTTGAAGGAGTTGAAGGTTATGGGATTGGAGAATATCTTTTATATACGTTCGGTGGAGCATCTCCAAGAATAAATGAAATAATCGTTGTAAATGGATATGTAAAAAGTAAAACTGCTTGGGAGAATAACTCACGAGTAAAAAAACTGAAAGTATACATTGACGATAAACCATATGCTATTCTGAACCTAAAAGATATTCGAGGTTCTCAGGGTTTTAAGGTTGAGCCAATTGGGAACAGCGACAGAAAGGATTGGGATGTACTAAAAACAAAGCCTGACTGGACTTTGAAATTTGAAATACTTGATGTTTACAAAGGACTAAAATACGATGACGTTGTTATTTCGGAAATTTATTTTGACGGTCTCGACGTTCATTGTTTCGCTAAAGGAACAAAAATACAATTAGCTGATAACTCAACTAAAAATATTGAGGACTTAAAGGTCGGTGATAAAGTTGCTTATATGGATTTCGATAGTAAAACGATAAAATCAGCGAAGATTGAGAAAACGGAAAAAGTAATACATCATGGACTTGTAACTTACCAATTTGAAAGCGGTTTGACAATAACTGCAACTCAAGACCATCCGTTCAAAATTGATAATAAAGATTGGGCTTCACTAAAACCTGATAAATCAAAACAATACAAAGGATTTGAAAACATTGAAAAAATAGAAATTGGCGACTTATTTATAACTGCAAACGGAACAGATAAATTGATTTCGATTGATTTTATAGAAGGAGAACAAGAAACTTATACGATTTCAAAACTTAGTTCAGGAGATAATTTTATAGCAAACGGACTGATAGTTGGAGTCGAAGAATTAACAGAATAA
- a CDS encoding ATP-binding protein, producing the protein MGNIFSQISKFGTKAVVNEYERRNVTLMNWINLILFSTLFSIFIIELILFFVDKNQMSYGSYRIILIFGIALVNLLLTRFKLIFISKISLIFLPAFIFGFLPVLFGHILDEFFFYVPLGLVALSLIPHFILSYRKERLLFFISMIYYMVVLVFVDLVMIWVDESQASIIPFIIDNLFFLKLSHIAVFIFFNLSIYYLRIQNVRYEDQLERTNNELKEKSNRIREQAEELGTQNEELKENREELQTQNEELISYQDELTANNEMLSKTFNELKDAQAKLIESEKMASLGILTAGVAHEINNPVNYIYNGVQAIEEFMEEYLQEEKRQLEPYFNAINTGVDRAVNIVKSLGRYSRREDLTKTRININQVVDDCLTMLYNQYKNRIQIHKTYGEYLPDFLANQGQIHQVLLNILLNAVHAIEGGGNIHIVTQAENNKIEISIKDDGKGIKKNDLKHIFDPFFTTKDPGMGTGLGLSISQKIVREHGGEILCQSEVKKGTMFVIYFPIK; encoded by the coding sequence ATGGGTAATATTTTTAGCCAAATCAGCAAGTTCGGAACAAAAGCTGTTGTTAATGAATATGAGCGTAGAAATGTCACATTGATGAACTGGATCAATCTGATCCTTTTCAGTACTCTATTCAGTATATTTATCATCGAGCTGATTTTATTTTTTGTAGATAAAAATCAGATGTCTTATGGTAGCTATCGGATAATCCTAATCTTTGGCATCGCCCTGGTAAATTTATTGCTCACACGTTTTAAACTGATTTTTATCAGTAAAATAAGTTTGATTTTTTTACCTGCTTTCATCTTTGGTTTTTTACCTGTTCTTTTTGGTCATATTTTAGATGAATTTTTTTTCTATGTCCCCCTTGGGCTGGTGGCTCTATCCTTAATTCCACATTTTATTTTGTCTTATAGGAAAGAGCGATTATTGTTCTTTATTTCCATGATTTATTACATGGTGGTGTTAGTTTTTGTTGATTTAGTAATGATTTGGGTTGATGAAAGTCAGGCAAGCATTATTCCCTTTATTATAGACAATCTATTTTTCTTAAAGCTTTCGCATATAGCCGTATTTATTTTCTTCAACTTATCCATTTATTATCTCAGAATTCAAAACGTAAGATATGAGGATCAGTTGGAAAGAACCAATAATGAACTGAAGGAAAAATCCAACCGTATTAGAGAGCAAGCAGAAGAACTGGGAACTCAGAATGAAGAATTAAAAGAAAATCGTGAAGAGCTACAGACTCAAAATGAGGAGCTCATTTCTTACCAGGATGAGTTAACTGCAAATAATGAAATGTTGTCTAAAACATTTAATGAGTTAAAGGACGCTCAGGCCAAACTTATTGAATCAGAAAAAATGGCCTCACTTGGAATTTTAACGGCTGGTGTCGCTCACGAAATTAATAATCCGGTGAATTATATTTATAATGGAGTTCAGGCGATTGAGGAATTTATGGAAGAGTATCTTCAGGAAGAAAAACGACAATTGGAACCCTATTTTAATGCCATAAATACGGGTGTCGATAGAGCTGTGAATATCGTTAAGAGTCTTGGACGGTATTCGAGGCGAGAAGATCTAACCAAGACCAGGATTAATATAAACCAGGTTGTTGACGATTGCCTGACGATGCTCTACAATCAATATAAAAACAGAATTCAGATACATAAAACCTATGGTGAATATTTGCCGGATTTTCTGGCCAATCAAGGCCAAATTCATCAGGTTTTGCTCAATATTTTATTAAATGCAGTGCATGCTATTGAAGGAGGGGGCAACATACACATCGTTACGCAGGCAGAAAACAATAAAATTGAGATATCGATTAAAGATGATGGAAAAGGAATTAAAAAGAATGATCTAAAACATATTTTCGATCCGTTTTTTACAACAAAAGACCCCGGAATGGGCACTGGATTGGGGCTTTCGATCTCCCAAAAGATTGTTCGTGAGCATGGTGGAGAAATATTATGCCAATCTGAAGTCAAAAAGGGAACAATGTTTGTAATTTACTTTCCCATCAAATGA
- a CDS encoding sensor histidine kinase: protein MSNNIDQLRKNILDVSLIITASLGTVAYLISLTRLMNNDVSITHFLELLVILTLITVTIFRKKLSTIFKASVFLLLVFFFSMYDAFFYGVFSAARIYIVLIPFFSFLYFSFSRVIIFHSIVLIGFIAIGYMHYSGIQSLPKEYHPNDYVLKFYPWIINAIHITIVAFIILLIMRKMLGRYENLLHELKQYKDHLERLVSKRTEELETTNEELKSANEELFEQREELQDTLESLKGAQNQLVQSEKMASLGILTAGVAHEINNPVNFIYSGTNAVEDYIKERFPEHIPHLNPYFDAINTGVDRTVNIVKSLGRYTRSEELPWNNFDLHEVLDDCLTMLYNKYKNRIKIHRKYSEQDLTILGNEGQIHQVFLNILVNAIDACFNEGNITIYTQKNADEFEVRIKDDGEGIKPGDLKHIFDPFFTTKDPGKGTGLGLSISQKIVNDHGGNIECESQLQNGTAFLIRLPLDHKAE from the coding sequence ATGAGCAACAATATTGATCAGCTACGAAAAAATATCCTGGATGTCTCGCTGATTATTACAGCGAGTCTCGGTACTGTTGCCTACTTGATTAGCCTTACCCGGCTTATGAATAATGATGTATCGATTACTCATTTCCTCGAACTTTTGGTAATCCTTACTCTTATTACGGTCACTATTTTTCGTAAGAAACTTTCAACCATATTCAAAGCATCGGTATTTTTACTGCTTGTTTTCTTTTTTTCGATGTACGATGCATTTTTCTACGGGGTTTTTTCTGCAGCAAGAATTTATATTGTACTCATTCCGTTTTTTTCATTTTTATACTTTTCCTTTTCCCGTGTTATTATTTTTCATAGCATTGTTCTAATTGGTTTTATTGCTATAGGTTATATGCATTATTCAGGTATTCAAAGCTTGCCAAAGGAATATCACCCCAATGATTATGTACTGAAGTTTTATCCATGGATTATTAATGCCATTCATATTACCATTGTGGCATTTATTATTTTGCTTATCATGCGTAAAATGCTCGGACGATATGAAAATTTGCTCCATGAGCTAAAGCAGTATAAAGACCATCTTGAAAGACTTGTAAGTAAACGTACAGAAGAGCTTGAAACAACAAACGAAGAACTCAAATCAGCCAATGAGGAACTTTTTGAGCAACGTGAAGAACTACAGGATACCCTCGAATCGCTTAAGGGAGCTCAGAATCAACTTGTACAATCAGAAAAGATGGCCTCGCTGGGTATTCTTACTGCAGGGGTAGCACATGAAATCAACAACCCGGTGAATTTTATATACAGTGGCACAAACGCAGTTGAGGATTATATTAAAGAGCGATTCCCAGAACATATACCCCATCTGAACCCGTATTTCGATGCTATCAATACCGGTGTCGATCGAACTGTAAATATTGTCAAAAGCCTTGGTCGCTACACAAGAAGTGAAGAGTTACCCTGGAATAATTTCGATTTGCATGAAGTTTTGGATGATTGCCTGACAATGCTATATAATAAGTACAAAAACCGCATAAAAATACATCGGAAATACAGCGAACAGGATCTTACTATTTTGGGTAATGAAGGGCAAATTCACCAGGTGTTTCTTAATATATTGGTCAATGCCATAGACGCCTGTTTTAATGAAGGCAATATAACCATATACACACAGAAAAATGCAGATGAATTCGAAGTAAGAATTAAGGATGATGGAGAAGGAATAAAGCCTGGTGATTTGAAGCATATTTTCGATCCTTTTTTTACCACAAAAGATCCTGGTAAAGGAACTGGGCTTGGGCTTTCTATATCTCAAAAAATTGTGAATGATCATGGAGGTAACATTGAATGTGAATCACAATTGCAGAATGGCACTGCCTTTTTGATAAGATTGCCTCTTGATCATAAAGCTGAGTAA
- the istA gene encoding IS21 family transposase yields MAGKIKRMSQIKQLLRLYKQGKRKKAIARILVMSKNTVKSYLYKIEGGKFDVDELLKMDDPQLEATLFSGNPSYKDERYEHLKSKLDYYTSELDKTGVTRGLLWREYQQTTNNTYSYTQFCHHLNQHNKSRRPSLKLYHNAGEKLFVDFAGKTLSYVDKETGQVIECQVFVACLPYSDYAFAMAVPSQKMEDFIYAMVCCLKFFGGAPKTIVTDNLKSAITKANNYEPTVNQAMEDLAWHYETTVTPTRPAKPKDKALVENQVKLIYSRVYAPLRNETFFDLASLNKAIMRQVKLHNQTRMQQKNYCREEKFLADEKTKLAALPEEDFQIKYYKTLKVNPNNHVYIGSDKHYYSVPYMYIGQKVTIIYTRSLVKIYNDKGEKIAVHTRDLREGRYTTDSDHLCSQHQHYISRSPEYYLEKARRLSSTLYRLIDLTFKQDRYPEHLYKTCDGLLSLYRKTDPGLFHHACETAISFEKYSYMFIKNIIEKNPHQYDIKKEISKPLPKHDNTRGANYYQ; encoded by the coding sequence ATGGCAGGAAAAATTAAGCGTATGAGCCAAATTAAACAATTACTACGCCTGTATAAACAGGGCAAAAGAAAAAAAGCCATTGCCAGGATCCTGGTTATGAGCAAAAACACAGTTAAAAGCTATTTGTACAAAATAGAAGGTGGAAAATTCGATGTTGACGAGCTCTTAAAAATGGACGATCCACAGCTTGAAGCTACATTGTTTTCGGGCAATCCTTCTTACAAAGATGAACGTTATGAACACTTAAAAAGCAAGTTGGATTATTACACCTCAGAACTAGACAAAACAGGCGTTACGCGTGGTTTGCTGTGGCGTGAGTACCAACAAACCACCAATAATACATATAGCTACACACAGTTCTGCCACCACCTGAACCAACACAACAAAAGCCGCAGGCCAAGCTTAAAACTTTACCATAATGCCGGGGAAAAACTTTTTGTCGATTTTGCCGGAAAGACACTTTCTTATGTTGACAAAGAAACAGGCCAGGTCATCGAATGCCAGGTTTTTGTGGCCTGTTTGCCCTATTCTGATTATGCTTTTGCCATGGCCGTTCCCAGTCAAAAAATGGAAGATTTTATTTACGCAATGGTTTGTTGTTTGAAGTTTTTTGGGGGCGCTCCAAAGACGATCGTTACCGACAACTTAAAGTCGGCCATCACCAAAGCCAATAACTATGAACCTACCGTAAACCAAGCCATGGAGGACTTGGCTTGGCATTACGAGACGACCGTAACACCTACACGGCCAGCTAAACCTAAAGATAAAGCATTGGTCGAAAACCAGGTCAAATTGATATACAGCCGTGTATACGCCCCGTTGCGGAATGAAACCTTTTTCGACCTTGCTTCGCTGAACAAGGCTATAATGAGGCAGGTTAAATTGCACAACCAGACCCGGATGCAACAAAAGAATTATTGTCGTGAAGAAAAGTTCCTTGCAGATGAAAAAACAAAACTCGCAGCATTGCCGGAAGAAGACTTTCAAATCAAATATTACAAAACATTAAAAGTCAATCCCAATAACCATGTGTACATCGGTTCAGACAAACACTACTATAGTGTACCTTACATGTATATCGGGCAAAAGGTCACAATAATTTACACACGGTCATTGGTAAAAATATATAACGATAAAGGGGAAAAAATAGCTGTCCATACAAGAGATTTACGAGAAGGCAGGTATACAACCGACAGCGATCATTTATGCTCACAGCACCAACACTATATTAGCCGAAGCCCCGAATATTATCTTGAAAAAGCACGGCGGCTGAGTTCAACACTTTATCGTTTAATCGACCTTACCTTTAAACAAGATAGGTACCCCGAACATCTTTATAAAACGTGTGACGGCCTTTTGAGCCTATACCGTAAAACAGATCCCGGGTTGTTTCACCATGCTTGCGAAACGGCTATTTCGTTCGAGAAATATTCTTATATGTTTATCAAAAACATCATTGAAAAGAACCCCCATCAATACGATATAAAAAAGGAAATATCCAAACCGCTCCCCAAGCATGATAACACACGGGGTGCAAACTATTATCAATAA
- a CDS encoding response regulator, whose protein sequence is MNNQKRILYVDDEHINLVLFQNMFKKHYGVTIAESGMKALNLLEAMETPDVVISDMRMPGMNGLEFIASARVKYPMIDFYILTGYEITDEIQEALNQGVIKKYFQKPFKMKEVDAAIAGA, encoded by the coding sequence ATGAACAATCAAAAACGCATTCTTTACGTCGATGATGAGCACATTAATCTGGTGTTGTTTCAAAATATGTTTAAAAAACACTATGGTGTAACCATTGCCGAATCAGGTATGAAAGCCCTTAATCTGTTGGAAGCAATGGAAACCCCTGATGTGGTAATTAGCGATATGCGTATGCCCGGAATGAATGGTCTGGAATTTATTGCTTCAGCTCGTGTAAAATATCCCATGATTGATTTCTATATATTAACAGGATATGAAATAACAGATGAAATCCAGGAGGCTTTAAATCAGGGGGTAATAAAGAAATACTTTCAGAAACCCTTTAAAATGAAAGAGGTTGATGCAGCCATTGCCGGTGCATAA
- the istB gene encoding IS21-like element helper ATPase IstB produces the protein MEEIKSKFTQLRLHGMQQTWQAMTETRKHHDLSLSEGLEMLLQGEEQYRTNNRFERLRKNAKFRYRASIEELTYDSARGLNKSQITNLATGEYIEKGESVLVTGATGCGKSFLASALGHHACNQGYKVAYFNLQKLLIKTKMARAEGTINKFFDQLSKAHLLILDDFGLTHLVAQQQMDFMEIIEDRHARHATIIASQLPVAGWYDIIGEATIADAILDRLVHTSHRLELKGESLRKKL, from the coding sequence ATGGAAGAAATTAAATCTAAATTTACGCAACTGCGACTACACGGCATGCAGCAGACATGGCAGGCCATGACGGAAACCCGCAAACACCATGACCTCTCGCTGAGCGAAGGTCTTGAGATGCTTTTGCAAGGGGAAGAGCAGTACAGAACGAACAACCGCTTTGAAAGGTTGCGAAAAAATGCAAAATTTCGTTACAGGGCATCAATCGAAGAACTTACTTATGATAGTGCTCGTGGTCTCAATAAAAGTCAAATTACGAACCTTGCCACTGGCGAATATATAGAAAAAGGGGAGTCTGTTTTAGTGACCGGTGCTACCGGTTGCGGGAAAAGCTTTTTGGCTTCTGCCCTTGGTCATCATGCATGTAATCAAGGCTACAAGGTGGCATATTTTAACCTGCAGAAACTGTTGATCAAGACGAAAATGGCAAGAGCCGAAGGCACTATTAACAAATTTTTCGATCAGCTTTCTAAAGCACATTTACTCATTCTTGACGACTTTGGATTGACCCATTTGGTCGCTCAACAACAAATGGACTTCATGGAAATAATTGAAGATCGACATGCTCGTCATGCCACTATAATAGCCAGTCAACTGCCTGTTGCAGGCTGGTATGACATTATTGGAGAAGCAACCATTGCCGATGCTATTTTAGATCGGTTAGTCCACACATCACATCGTTTAGAATTAAAAGGAGAAAGTCTGAGAAAAAAACTGTAA
- a CDS encoding PQQ-dependent sugar dehydrogenase codes for MSKSKLKIIFTIVAVIVLGTMLVSWISFSHTTLNHMFGMNKSVNPDVQEKYLNYCAGCHGENLQRFDQREWMTSGNDQIAFESIKFGKKEEGMPAFKETFSDDEIMALAKYIRKEVPKDHKKLKPAFLADQVIKTKKQNFTIDTVIAGLDVPWGMEFLPNGDMLISERSGTLYRLHEGELTEMQGLPDILPKGQGGLLDLRLHPEYESNGWFYFAYSEPSNEDPKAGNTAIMRARIEGNKLVDQEKIFDGKPDSRKSYHWGCKLQFDKDGYLWFGIGDRGRREVNPQTLENHNGKIHRIHDDGRIPKDNPFVEKPDAMPSIYSYGHRNPQGTTMHPDTGDIWVTEHGPRGGDELNLIRPGVNYGWPVISYGINYDGTKFTDITHKEGMAQPIIQWTPSIAPCGTTFVTSDRYPGWKNNIMVGSLRFKYLERVELDGNEVVDQEKLLEGIGRVRNVEVGPDGFLYVAAEKPGFIVKLLPVNE; via the coding sequence ATGTCAAAATCCAAGCTCAAAATCATCTTCACTATTGTTGCTGTTATAGTGCTGGGAACCATGTTGGTTTCCTGGATCAGCTTCAGCCATACCACCCTTAACCATATGTTTGGTATGAATAAATCTGTAAATCCCGATGTGCAGGAAAAATACCTTAATTACTGCGCTGGTTGTCATGGTGAGAACCTGCAACGTTTCGATCAACGGGAATGGATGACTAGCGGAAACGACCAAATTGCCTTTGAAAGTATAAAGTTTGGTAAAAAAGAGGAAGGTATGCCTGCATTTAAAGAAACTTTTTCTGATGATGAAATTATGGCGCTAGCCAAATATATTCGCAAAGAAGTACCTAAGGACCATAAGAAATTAAAGCCTGCTTTTTTGGCTGATCAGGTAATAAAAACTAAGAAACAAAATTTTACCATTGATACAGTAATAGCCGGACTGGATGTACCCTGGGGAATGGAATTTTTACCTAATGGCGATATGCTGATTTCAGAGCGTTCTGGTACCCTCTATCGGCTGCATGAGGGTGAGCTTACTGAAATGCAAGGATTGCCCGATATTCTTCCGAAAGGGCAGGGTGGGTTACTCGATTTGCGCCTGCATCCCGAATATGAATCTAACGGTTGGTTTTATTTCGCTTATTCCGAACCCTCCAATGAAGATCCTAAAGCTGGTAATACTGCTATAATGCGGGCACGCATAGAAGGCAATAAGCTAGTCGATCAGGAGAAAATATTTGATGGCAAACCCGATTCACGCAAGTCGTATCACTGGGGCTGCAAACTGCAATTCGATAAGGATGGTTATTTGTGGTTCGGGATTGGAGATCGTGGACGCCGGGAAGTAAATCCTCAAACCCTCGAAAACCACAACGGTAAAATTCACCGTATACACGACGATGGCCGCATTCCCAAAGATAATCCGTTTGTAGAAAAGCCTGACGCCATGCCGTCTATTTATTCATATGGGCACCGCAACCCGCAAGGAACTACTATGCACCCCGACACAGGCGATATATGGGTTACAGAACATGGCCCGCGCGGTGGCGATGAGTTGAACCTTATTCGTCCGGGTGTAAATTATGGTTGGCCGGTAATTTCATACGGAATAAATTATGATGGCACCAAATTCACCGATATTACACATAAAGAAGGCATGGCACAGCCTATTATCCAGTGGACACCTTCTATTGCACCATGCGGAACGACCTTTGTTACCAGTGACCGGTACCCGGGCTGGAAAAACAATATTATGGTAGGTTCGTTACGCTTTAAGTACCTTGAACGGGTCGAGCTCGATGGCAATGAGGTGGTCGATCAGGAAAAATTGCTCGAAGGTATTGGCCGTGTGCGTAATGTAGAAGTGGGGCCTGATGGTTTCCTTTATGTGGCGGCAGAGAAACCCGGATTTATTGTGAAATTGTTGCCGGTGAATGAATGA
- a CDS encoding DUF4372 domain-containing protein, protein MDKSTHFFGTSVFGQLISLIDSKIITTSAKKHNSDHYVKKFKTKDHLISMLFCSFAKCTSLREVSGAMLGLSGKTKHFQLNHIPKKSTFWRCFCDA, encoded by the coding sequence ATGGATAAAAGTACACATTTTTTTGGCACATCGGTTTTCGGACAGCTGATTTCCTTAATTGATTCAAAAATAATCACTACCAGTGCAAAAAAGCACAATTCAGATCACTATGTGAAGAAGTTCAAAACAAAAGATCACTTAATTAGTATGTTGTTTTGTTCTTTTGCCAAATGCACATCCTTACGCGAAGTAAGTGGCGCAATGCTTGGTTTATCAGGTAAAACCAAACATTTTCAGTTAAATCATATTCCAAAGAAAAGTACCTTTTGGCGATGTTTTTGTGATGCTTGA
- a CDS encoding DUF4369 domain-containing protein produces MRSLIFIVLIVLWILPSCGERENFEIKGKVKGIDSAIVYLGTKKYESQYGINPMDSTVLRKGKFEFKGSVKIPQRRYIKIEKQVGSIPLFIENSEITIKTNQDKYPDAEIKGSKTQTKYERYIAKKEQYNDTIQRIDKAIQKAIKNDNQTKANNLQKKYFGALHTKFKYIEDYMLSDAPSVLRLFVYDRARVLFQYNILDSLYTSLDSSVYRTDMAKNLKKRIENLEKVQPGKSYINLTLVDTAGNKVSLSDYVGENYVLLYFTYLCPHMDLLPKGFPRLHEKYHEQGLQLFGVYADTDPFYWKNTIKKNNLKWPFVSDLKGRNSIVYEKYGNVNMFFHYLIDKDGKFIGKYKSTKEIEKELKKRIGR; encoded by the coding sequence ATGAGAAGTTTAATTTTTATTGTACTGATTGTTTTATGGATTTTACCGTCCTGTGGTGAAAGAGAGAATTTTGAAATTAAAGGTAAGGTGAAAGGTATTGACTCTGCCATTGTTTATTTGGGAACCAAAAAATATGAAAGCCAATATGGTATCAATCCAATGGATTCTACCGTTTTAAGGAAAGGGAAATTTGAATTTAAAGGTTCCGTTAAAATTCCTCAGAGAAGATATATAAAAATTGAAAAACAAGTTGGTTCAATACCTTTATTCATAGAAAACAGTGAAATAACCATTAAAACGAACCAGGATAAATATCCAGATGCTGAAATAAAAGGTTCCAAAACCCAGACAAAATATGAAAGATATATTGCAAAGAAAGAACAATATAACGATACTATTCAGCGTATAGACAAGGCGATTCAAAAAGCGATTAAAAATGATAACCAGACAAAAGCCAATAATCTCCAAAAAAAATATTTCGGTGCTCTTCATACTAAATTTAAGTACATTGAGGATTATATGCTATCTGATGCCCCATCTGTTTTAAGGTTATTTGTTTATGACCGTGCAAGAGTCCTATTTCAATACAACATTCTGGATTCCCTTTATACCTCCCTTGATTCATCTGTCTATAGGACTGATATGGCCAAAAACTTAAAAAAGAGAATTGAAAATCTTGAAAAAGTTCAACCCGGAAAATCTTATATTAACCTCACACTAGTAGATACGGCAGGGAATAAAGTTTCTCTTTCTGATTATGTTGGTGAAAACTATGTGCTTCTATATTTTACATACCTATGCCCTCATATGGATTTACTTCCCAAAGGTTTTCCCAGGCTTCATGAGAAATACCATGAACAAGGATTGCAATTGTTTGGCGTATACGCTGACACAGATCCTTTTTACTGGAAAAACACAATTAAAAAAAATAATTTGAAATGGCCTTTTGTATCAGATTTAAAAGGTAGAAATTCAATTGTTTATGAGAAATATGGTAATGTGAATATGTTTTTTCATTACTTGATTGATAAAGACGGCAAATTTATTGGTAAATACAAATCAACCAAAGAAATAGAAAAAGAACTTAAAAAAAGAATTGGAAGATAA